The DNA segment ATCGATCGTGGGGTTCGCGGTGAAGGCAGTGATCTGTGCGCCGCTTGTTGTCGGCGATCGGGTGCTGGGCGCGCTGTATCTCGACAACCGCCAGCGCAATATTCACTACGACGATCTGGACGCGGAGGTCGTGACGGCGTTCGCAAACCAGGCCGCGATCGCGCTGGACAACGCGAGGCTGTGCGACAATCTTCAGGAAAGTTACCACCAGACGTTGCAGGCGCTGGTGAAGGCGATCGAGGCGAAGGATGCCTATACGATGGGCCACACGCAGCGCGTGAAGAAGTACAGTCTCGGCATCGCGCAGGAGATGGGCTTCGAGCAGGACCATCTGCGCAAACTGGAGATGGCGGCAGAGCTGCACGACATTGGCAAGATCGGCATCAAGGAAGGCATCATCAACAAGCCGGGCGGCTTGACCGATACGGAGTACAGTACGATCAAGGCGCACGTGGAGATGGGCGAGAAGATTCTGGGCCCGATCGGTTATCTGCGCGAGCTGTTGCCTTGGATCCGCGGCCACCACGAACGGTGGGACGGCTCGGGTTATCCAGATGGGTTGAAGGGCGATCACTGTCCGCTCGAGGCGCGCATTCTAGGCGTCGCGGATTCGTTCGACGCGATGACGTCGAAGCGTTCGTACAACAAACCGATGACATACAACGAGGCGCTGGATCGGATTAAGGAAGGCGCGGGAAAGACCTACGATCCGGAAGTTGTCGTGGCGTTTGAGACGTACGTGACGGAATTGTTGCGGCACACGAGCGGTGAATTGGGTGTCGATCCGACTCCTTCGCACACGCCATCGCATTACGCGGCGCAACCGACGGCCGGGATCGCGGATCCGCCGACGAGTCAGTGATTCGCTTCCACGCATGTTAGACAAGAAACGAGCGCCCAGGCGATTGCCCGGGCGCTCTTCATTTGTTCCGGTGGTTGGAGATTACCTTTGTAGTCGGATTCGGTACGATTCGTCGGCGCCGTCTTCGAGTCGAACGTGGCGTTCCCATCGATCGTATCCGGGCTTCTCGATCATGATGTTGTAGTCACCGGGGGCGAGTTCGAGTTTGAGAGGCGTGCGGCCTTCGTAGTGGCCGTTGACGTAGACGCGGGCGCTGGTGGGCCAGGTCTTGAGTTCCAGTTCTGCCGGGTCGTCGTAGTGGCGGCTTTCGTAATGATACCGATCGCGGCCTTCGCGGTAGTAACCGTCGCGGTCGTAAGGTTCGCGCCACCATCCATCCCCGGTAATTGTGATCGTGTGCCAGTCGCGCCCGAATGCGGGAGCATGCCAGGGCGGGCGGGGGGAGACTTCGATGCGAAGCTGCGCGTTGGAGCGGGCCTGGGCCTTGAGTTCGGCTTCTTCGCGGACGAGCTGCTGAGCATCAGTCTCGGCCTGCTTCTGAAGATTGTTGAAGAGCGCTTCGGGGGCCTGCTCGCGAATCGGGAAGGCGTCGCCGCCGCGGCTGGGGATGCCGTACCCGGAATGGACCCACCCGTAACGCTGCGTGGTGGCGACGGCGTAGATTGTGTCGCGCCCGGGCGGACCATCGGCAACGAGTCGATAGCTGCTGTCCGGCAGGCGATAGGTCACGCCGGCTCGCACGCGATTGTCCGGATCAAAGCGATTGGGGAAAATCTGGCGCGTGATGCCGGAGGGGTCGGTGCTGAAAATGTAGAT comes from the bacterium genome and includes:
- a CDS encoding HD domain-containing protein produces the protein MSSLSNLRLNVRTGPLKGRAIDMNTDRLTVGRDPSCDLKIDDPKLSRIHGFFEFVNGELYFRDNHSTNGSSINGEKVATRKLTVGDLIKLGGTEMALLEDSDFNTIQFVQSESMVTSVLNTASVSADALANKFSQIFDYYKDNQPEISPIEQVELVRTQRLVNSLKSLYGVTQKMSQLLPVHDLLEVIANGLFEVFGGAENLVILLYEEKKGQFLPRYASTRDGDKDEETTISTTVLNQAVKDKATLVANDIGSDSRFAASESIVGFAVKAVICAPLVVGDRVLGALYLDNRQRNIHYDDLDAEVVTAFANQAAIALDNARLCDNLQESYHQTLQALVKAIEAKDAYTMGHTQRVKKYSLGIAQEMGFEQDHLRKLEMAAELHDIGKIGIKEGIINKPGGLTDTEYSTIKAHVEMGEKILGPIGYLRELLPWIRGHHERWDGSGYPDGLKGDHCPLEARILGVADSFDAMTSKRSYNKPMTYNEALDRIKEGAGKTYDPEVVVAFETYVTELLRHTSGELGVDPTPSHTPSHYAAQPTAGIADPPTSQ
- a CDS encoding DUF4384 domain-containing protein, producing the protein MRTRTFTALSILLLLAASVLQAQAPADNQLKIGQDQTRGFQPDVSTRGIVVDPLPPNYRPGRIDVDVWTDQSRYWIGEDVRVYFRVDRNSYIYIFSTDPSGITRQIFPNRFDPDNRVRAGVTYRLPDSSYRLVADGPPGRDTIYAVATTQRYGWVHSGYGIPSRGGDAFPIREQAPEALFNNLQKQAETDAQQLVREEAELKAQARSNAQLRIEVSPRPPWHAPAFGRDWHTITITGDGWWREPYDRDGYYREGRDRYHYESRHYDDPAELELKTWPTSARVYVNGHYEGRTPLKLELAPGDYNIMIEKPGYDRWERHVRLEDGADESYRIRLQR